From the genome of Rhinatrema bivittatum unplaced genomic scaffold, aRhiBiv1.1, whole genome shotgun sequence, one region includes:
- the NELFE gene encoding negative elongation factor E, whose amino-acid sequence MVVYPASLTEEEEMLQKKYAKLKKKKKALMALKKQSSTSQTTQGGIKRSLSDQPVVDTATATEQAKMLVKSGAISAIKAENKNCGFKRSRTLEGKLKDPEKGPAPTFQPFQRSTSTEEETSESSRRPQRKSLYESFVSSSDRFREAEKEPEEARHAEKDLDRDSLRSHERDSYDRGTERERGRDREHERERDRDRDRDRDRDRERDRERDREGSFRRSDSFPDCWAPRKGNTVYVNGVGMTQSMLRNAFGNFGKIIDLAMDNPRNCAFVTFETIESADQAITELNGSAVEDVQIKVSIARKQPMLEVATGKSVWGSLAVQNSSKGSHRDKRSQVVYSEEIF is encoded by the exons aaaaaggcttTAATGGCCTTGAAGAAGCAAAGCTCCACCAGCCAGACGACTCAAGGAGGAATCAAGAGAT CTCTCTCGGACCAGCCGGTGGTGGACACGGCCACGGCCACGGAGCAGGCTAAGATGCTGGTGAAGAGCGGAGCCATCAGCGCCATCAAGGCGGAGAACAAGAACTGTGGCTTCAAGCGTTCTCGCACCCTGGAGGGGAAGCTCAAG gacccgGAGAAGGGGCCGGCTCCCACCTTCCAGCCCTTCCAGCGCAGCACGTCCACCGAAGAGGAGACATCGGAG tcCTCCAGGCGTCCCCAGAGGAAATCTCTTTACGAAAG ctTCGTGAGCTCCAGCGACCGCTTCCGGGAGGCAGAGAAAGAGCCGGAGGAGGCCCGGCACGCAGAGAAAGACCTGGATAGGGACAGCCTGAGGAGCCATGAACGGGATTCCTATGACCGGGGCACGGAGCGGGAGCGTGGGAGGGACCGAGAGCACGAGCGTGAGAGAGACCGGGACAGAGACCGTGACAGGGatagggacagagagagagaccgagAGAGGGACCGAGAAGGGTCTTTTCGGA GATCCGATTCCTTCCCAGACTGCTGGGCACCCCGGAAGGGGAACACGGTATACGTGAACGGCGTGGGAATGACGCAGTCCATGCTCCGGAACGCCTTCGGCAACTTTGGGAAAATTATTGACCTTGCCATGGATAATCCGCGCAA CTGTGCTTTCGTCACTTTCGAGACCATCGAGTCGGCGGATCAGGCCATCACAGAG CTGAACGGTTCGGCGGTGGAGGACGTACAGATCAAAGTCAGCATCGCCCGGAAGCAGCCTATGCTGGAGGTCGCCACGGGGAAGTCGGTCTGGGGGTCTCTAG cgGTCCAGAACAGCAGCAAGGGCTCTCACCGTGACAAACGCTCCCAGGTCGTGTACAGCGAGGAGATTTTTTAA